Proteins co-encoded in one Vibrio aquimaris genomic window:
- a CDS encoding tRNA1(Val) (adenine(37)-N6)-methyltransferase, protein MKKSDTRTKSFSFKQFKVNSGHVGMPVSTDGVLLGAWSDIHSSKRVLDIGTGTGLLALMCAQRNHHCLIDAIEIDEQACLIAKNNFFASPWHTRICLQQGDVLTFPFKYKYDTVICNPPYFNNGEAALIKARAIARHTLTLEHEDLLNIALRLITEDGKACFILPEVEGIKFIEQAKTLGWHLSKLCEVKPTGNKATNRLLIQFTPYEAEAEYQQIIIQENNTYTEDFIALTKDFYLKM, encoded by the coding sequence ATGAAAAAAAGTGATACCAGAACCAAAAGTTTTTCCTTTAAACAGTTTAAAGTGAACAGTGGGCACGTAGGTATGCCAGTCAGTACAGATGGCGTCCTGTTGGGTGCTTGGAGTGATATACATAGCTCAAAAAGAGTTCTAGACATAGGAACAGGAACTGGATTGTTAGCTTTAATGTGTGCCCAGAGAAACCATCATTGCTTGATTGACGCAATTGAAATTGACGAACAAGCTTGCCTTATCGCCAAAAATAATTTCTTTGCTTCTCCCTGGCATACTCGTATCTGTTTGCAACAAGGTGACGTTCTAACCTTTCCCTTCAAATACAAATATGACACTGTGATATGCAACCCACCCTATTTTAACAATGGAGAAGCAGCCCTGATAAAGGCGAGAGCAATAGCAAGGCACACTTTGACACTTGAGCATGAAGATCTTCTGAACATCGCTTTACGCTTAATCACTGAAGATGGTAAAGCATGTTTTATTCTCCCGGAAGTAGAAGGAATAAAATTCATTGAACAAGCCAAAACACTTGGTTGGCATCTATCGAAACTATGTGAAGTTAAACCTACGGGCAACAAAGCAACGAACAGACTTTTGATACAATTCACCCCGTATGAAGCCGAAGCCGAGTATCAGCAAATTATTATTCAAGAAAATAATACCTACACCGAAGACTTTATCGCTCTAACCAAAGACTTTTACCTCAAGATGTAA
- the prfB gene encoding peptide chain release factor 2 (programmed frameshift), producing the protein MFEINPIKNRLKDVSERTSVLRGYLDYDAKQERLEEVNAELEQPDVWNEPERAQALGKERSALEAVVATIDQLEQGVEDVDGLLELAVEEEDQETFDEIEPELAELEAKLEKLEFRRMFSGDHDESDCYIDLQSGSGGTEAQDWTSMMLRMYLRWAEAKGFKTEVIEVSEGEVAGLKGATVKISGEYAYGWLRTETGVHRLVRKSPFDSSGRRHTSFASAFIYPEIDDNIDIDINPSDLRIDVYRASGAGGQHVNTTESAVRITHVPTNTVVQCQNDRSQHKNKDQAMKQLRAKLFELEIQKQNAEKQANEDAKSDIGWGSQIRSYVLDDSRIKDLRTSVENRNTQAVLDGDLDKFIEASLKSGL; encoded by the exons ATGTTTGAAATCAATCCAATTAAAAATCGCCTTAAGGACGTGTCTGAGCGCACGAGTGTCCTGAGGGGGTATCTT GACTATGACGCTAAACAGGAGCGTTTAGAAGAAGTCAACGCAGAACTAGAACAGCCAGATGTGTGGAACGAACCTGAGCGTGCGCAAGCCTTGGGTAAAGAGCGTTCTGCCCTAGAAGCGGTTGTTGCAACGATTGACCAACTTGAGCAAGGTGTGGAGGACGTTGATGGTCTTCTCGAGCTTGCGGTTGAAGAAGAAGATCAAGAGACCTTCGATGAAATTGAACCAGAGCTTGCTGAGCTTGAAGCTAAGCTAGAAAAGCTGGAATTTCGTCGTATGTTCTCTGGCGATCATGATGAATCAGACTGTTATATTGACTTACAGTCGGGATCTGGTGGCACAGAAGCGCAAGATTGGACATCGATGATGCTACGTATGTACTTGCGTTGGGCTGAAGCTAAAGGCTTTAAGACTGAAGTAATCGAAGTCTCTGAAGGTGAGGTTGCTGGTCTTAAAGGTGCTACAGTCAAAATCTCCGGTGAATATGCTTACGGTTGGCTGCGTACTGAAACAGGTGTTCATCGCTTGGTTCGTAAATCGCCATTTGACTCTAGTGGTCGTCGTCATACATCGTTTGCTTCTGCGTTTATCTACCCAGAGATTGATGACAATATCGATATCGACATCAACCCTTCTGATCTGCGTATTGATGTATACCGTGCATCAGGGGCGGGTGGTCAGCACGTCAACACGACGGAATCTGCGGTACGTATTACGCACGTTCCAACCAACACAGTGGTTCAGTGTCAGAATGATCGTTCTCAGCACAAGAACAAAGATCAGGCGATGAAACAGCTTCGTGCCAAGTTATTTGAATTAGAGATTCAAAAGCAAAATGCCGAGAAGCAAGCCAATGAAGATGCGAAGTCAGATATAGGCTGGGGTAGTCAGATTCGTTCATACGTACTAGATGACTCACGCATCAAAGATTTGCGTACTAGCGTTGAAAACCGCAACACTCAAGCGGTCCTTGACGGCGACCTAGACAAATTTATCGAAGCTAGCCTGAAATCAGGCCTGTAA
- the nusA gene encoding transcription termination factor NusA — MSKEILAVAEAVSNEKGVPRERIFEALEIALATSTKKKHEIEIDVRVEIDRKTGEFDTFRRWLVVEEVENPTKEISLEAAQYEDDSIELGAFVEDEIESVTFDRITTQTAKQVIVQKVREAERAQIVEQFIDNEGELVTGVVKKVNRDTIILDLGNNAEAVILRDDQLPRENHRPGDRVRGLLYRVAPDARGFQLFITRSKPEMLAELFRVEVPEIAEEIIELKGAARDPGSRAKIAVKTNDKRIDPVGACVGMRGARVQAVSGELGGERIDIVLWDDNPAQLVINAMAPADVASIIVDEDAHAMDIAVEADNLAQAIGRNGQNVRLASQLTGWELNVMTVEDLHKKHTEESQAAIENFMKYLDIEEDFAQLLVEEGFSSLEEVAYVPVNELLEVDGLDEDLVEELRNRAKDALTTLALAQEESFDGLEPAEDLLALEGLERELAFKLAAKGVVTLEDLADQGIDDLEGVEGLTEERAGELIMAARNICWFGEEE, encoded by the coding sequence ATGAGCAAAGAAATTTTAGCGGTAGCAGAAGCGGTATCGAATGAAAAAGGGGTACCTCGTGAACGTATTTTTGAAGCGCTAGAGATCGCTTTAGCGACATCGACTAAGAAAAAGCACGAAATTGAGATTGATGTACGTGTAGAGATTGACCGTAAAACAGGCGAATTTGATACATTCCGCCGTTGGCTTGTGGTTGAAGAAGTAGAAAATCCAACTAAGGAAATTTCTCTAGAAGCGGCTCAGTATGAAGACGACTCAATTGAACTTGGTGCTTTTGTAGAAGATGAGATCGAGTCAGTTACTTTTGATCGAATCACTACTCAAACCGCAAAGCAAGTTATTGTACAGAAAGTACGTGAAGCAGAGCGTGCACAAATTGTAGAACAGTTCATCGATAACGAAGGTGAACTGGTAACTGGTGTAGTTAAAAAGGTAAACCGAGACACCATTATTCTTGATTTGGGCAATAATGCTGAAGCGGTAATCCTGCGTGATGACCAACTTCCGCGCGAGAACCATCGTCCAGGCGACCGTGTTCGTGGGTTATTGTACCGTGTTGCGCCTGATGCCCGTGGCTTCCAGCTATTTATCACTCGCTCAAAACCAGAAATGCTTGCAGAGCTTTTCCGCGTTGAAGTGCCGGAAATTGCTGAAGAGATTATCGAGCTTAAAGGTGCAGCTCGCGATCCTGGCTCTCGTGCAAAGATTGCGGTTAAGACCAATGATAAACGCATCGACCCAGTGGGAGCCTGTGTAGGTATGCGTGGTGCTCGTGTTCAAGCCGTATCAGGCGAGCTTGGTGGAGAGCGTATTGATATCGTGCTTTGGGATGACAACCCAGCACAACTTGTTATCAATGCGATGGCACCTGCAGATGTTGCTTCGATCATTGTTGATGAAGACGCTCATGCTATGGACATTGCCGTTGAAGCTGATAACTTGGCACAAGCGATTGGTCGTAACGGTCAGAATGTACGTTTGGCATCTCAGCTTACTGGCTGGGAGCTGAATGTGATGACAGTAGAAGACTTGCATAAGAAACACACAGAAGAGTCTCAGGCTGCGATTGAGAACTTCATGAAGTACCTCGATATTGAAGAAGACTTTGCTCAATTGCTGGTTGAAGAGGGTTTCTCTTCACTGGAAGAAGTAGCTTATGTTCCAGTCAATGAGCTGTTGGAAGTTGATGGCTTGGATGAAGACTTGGTTGAAGAACTGCGTAATCGAGCTAAAGATGCTTTGACTACCTTGGCTCTTGCCCAAGAGGAATCTTTTGATGGTTTAGAGCCCGCTGAAGACTTGCTAGCGTTAGAAGGTTTAGAGCGTGAACTTGCTTTCAAACTCGCAGCAAAAGGAGTGGTGACACTTGAAGATCTTGCTGACCAAGGTATTGACGATCTCGAAGGTGTAGAAGGTCTTACCGAAGAGCGTGCTGGTGAGCTTATCATGGCAGCACGTAATATTTGTTGGTTCGGTGAAGAAGAATAA
- the lysS gene encoding lysine--tRNA ligase: MTDAVQNDNAQEENKLIAERRAKLDHIRQSCKANGHPNDFRREHLAGDLQAEFGEKTKEELEELNHVVAIAGRVMAKRGPFLAIQETSGRIQAYAAKDVQKELKEKYQGLDIGDIIGVKGALHKSGKGDLYVNMESYELLTKALRPLPEKFHGLTDQEMRYRQRYVDLIVNEDSRNAFIVRSKLVSSIRNFMSSKGYLEVETPMMHVIPGGATARPFITHHNALDIDMYLRVAPELYLKRLVVGGFDRVFEINRNFRNEGLSPRHNPEFTMMEFYQAYSDYKDLMDLTEEMLSTVAMDVLGSTSMPYGDETVEFGGKYARMSMFEAIKHYNPEHAEIQALTEQDLTDRDKMVAIAKSVHVEVETFWTCGQLLEEIFGETAEPQLIQPTFITGYPADISPLARRSDDNPFFTDRFEFFIGGREVANGFSELNDAEDQDARFKAQVDAKDAGDDEAMYYDADYITALEHGLPPTAGQGIGIDRLAMLFTNTHTIRDVILFPAMRPQS, translated from the coding sequence ATGACTGATGCTGTTCAAAACGACAATGCACAAGAAGAGAATAAGCTGATTGCTGAGCGCCGCGCTAAGCTGGATCACATCCGTCAGAGCTGCAAAGCAAACGGTCACCCAAATGACTTTCGTCGTGAGCACCTAGCTGGCGATCTGCAAGCGGAATTCGGTGAAAAGACAAAAGAAGAGCTAGAAGAGCTAAACCATGTTGTGGCGATCGCTGGTCGTGTCATGGCTAAACGTGGTCCATTCCTAGCGATTCAAGAAACCTCAGGCCGTATCCAAGCCTATGCTGCAAAAGATGTTCAAAAAGAGCTGAAAGAGAAATATCAAGGTCTAGATATTGGTGACATCATAGGTGTGAAAGGTGCACTTCACAAGTCAGGTAAAGGCGATCTATATGTGAACATGGAGTCTTACGAGTTGCTAACGAAGGCACTTCGTCCACTTCCAGAGAAATTCCACGGCTTGACCGACCAAGAGATGCGTTACCGTCAGCGCTATGTAGACTTAATCGTTAATGAAGATTCTCGTAATGCGTTTATTGTTCGTTCAAAGCTAGTCTCATCTATCCGTAATTTCATGAGTTCAAAAGGCTATCTGGAAGTTGAAACGCCTATGATGCATGTGATCCCTGGTGGTGCAACGGCTCGTCCATTTATTACTCACCACAACGCACTTGACATCGATATGTACCTACGTGTTGCTCCGGAGCTTTACCTGAAGCGTCTAGTCGTCGGTGGTTTTGACCGCGTGTTTGAGATCAACCGTAACTTCCGTAACGAAGGTCTATCACCACGTCACAACCCAGAATTCACAATGATGGAATTCTACCAAGCATATTCTGACTACAAAGACCTAATGGATCTGACCGAAGAGATGCTAAGTACAGTTGCAATGGACGTTTTAGGTTCAACGTCTATGCCCTATGGTGATGAAACCGTTGAGTTTGGCGGTAAGTACGCTCGTATGAGCATGTTTGAGGCAATCAAACACTACAACCCAGAGCACGCAGAGATCCAAGCACTAACAGAACAAGACCTTACTGACCGTGACAAGATGGTTGCTATCGCAAAATCGGTACACGTTGAAGTAGAAACGTTTTGGACATGCGGTCAGCTTCTAGAAGAGATCTTTGGTGAGACCGCTGAACCTCAGCTAATTCAACCAACCTTTATCACTGGTTACCCAGCGGATATTTCTCCTCTTGCTCGCCGCAGCGATGACAACCCATTCTTCACCGACCGTTTTGAGTTCTTCATCGGTGGGCGTGAGGTAGCGAATGGTTTCTCAGAGCTTAACGATGCTGAAGATCAAGATGCTCGCTTCAAAGCACAGGTTGATGCCAAAGATGCAGGCGATGATGAGGCGATGTACTATGATGCAGATTACATTACCGCTTTAGAGCACGGTTTGCCACCGACTGCTGGGCAAGGTATTGGCATTGATCGCCTCGCTATGCTGTTTACCAATACACACACAATTCGCGATGTCATTTTGTTCCCCGCGATGCGCCCTCAATCGTAG
- a CDS encoding GNAT family N-acetyltransferase, with the protein MLIRTEAPADILTVDTLIKSAFDTESEANLVMRLRENGRRTLSLVVSNDEGEIIGYVMFSPVTLNGEDLNWQGLAPLAIQKKYRCQGLAAELVKEGLASLKEFGYPVCVVLGDPNYYSRFGFEASEKYGFSCQWDVPSGAFQVLELSDNEFANRSGRIEYSSEFSEL; encoded by the coding sequence ATGCTTATTCGAACTGAAGCACCGGCAGATATCTTGACCGTTGATACATTGATTAAGTCAGCTTTTGACACCGAGTCTGAAGCAAATCTTGTTATGAGGCTCAGAGAAAATGGTCGTAGAACATTATCGCTTGTCGTGAGTAACGATGAGGGCGAAATTATAGGTTATGTGATGTTTAGCCCTGTGACATTAAATGGCGAAGATTTGAATTGGCAAGGGCTTGCTCCATTAGCTATTCAAAAAAAATACCGATGCCAAGGGTTGGCTGCTGAGCTTGTTAAAGAAGGCTTAGCTTCTCTTAAAGAGTTTGGCTATCCCGTGTGCGTTGTACTTGGTGATCCAAACTATTATTCGCGTTTTGGGTTTGAAGCAAGCGAAAAATATGGTTTTTCGTGTCAGTGGGATGTCCCTAGTGGTGCATTTCAAGTACTAGAGCTTAGCGACAATGAGTTTGCTAATCGCTCAGGAAGGATTGAATACAGCTCTGAGTTTTCAGAACTTTAG
- the rimP gene encoding ribosome maturation factor RimP has product MTGLERQLTEMLEAPVVALGYELVGLEFIRAGEHSTLRIFIDHENGITVDDCAEVSRQVSAVMDVEDPITVAYNLEVSSPGLERPLFKAAHYEQFIGHEVSIVLKMAVGNRRKWKGTIHSVDGETVAVNIDGNEEEFALSNISKANLIPKF; this is encoded by the coding sequence ATGACTGGTTTAGAAAGACAACTTACTGAAATGCTTGAAGCTCCAGTTGTGGCATTAGGCTATGAGTTAGTTGGATTAGAGTTTATTCGCGCAGGCGAACACTCAACGTTACGTATCTTTATTGACCATGAAAATGGCATTACAGTGGATGATTGTGCAGAAGTAAGTCGTCAGGTCAGCGCAGTTATGGACGTCGAAGATCCAATCACAGTGGCTTACAACCTCGAAGTGTCTTCTCCAGGTTTAGAGAGACCACTTTTCAAAGCAGCACATTACGAACAATTTATTGGTCACGAGGTCAGCATTGTTTTGAAGATGGCTGTGGGTAATCGTCGTAAATGGAAAGGTACTATCCATTCTGTCGATGGTGAAACAGTCGCAGTTAATATTGACGGCAATGAAGAAGAGTTTGCTTTGAGCAATATTTCAAAAGCTAACCTGATCCCTAAATTTTAA
- the srmB gene encoding ATP-dependent RNA helicase SrmB: MIKHFAELELDPNLLIAIEEMGFSRPTQIQAESIPQALDGKDILASAPTGTGKTAAFVLPALQYLQDFPRRKPGPARILILTPTRELAMQVADQARALAKHTNLNIFTITGGVQYQEHADILSTTQDIVVATPGRLMEYIEAERFDCRAIEWLILDEADRMLDMGFGPTVDRLSSECRWRKQTLLFSATLEGKGVEGFTADLLKNPAHIDAEPSRRERKKISQWYHRADDLSHKLALLKNILTEQAERTIIFVKTRDRLAELRSELERAQIPCSWIQGEMPQDRRNNAIARFRDGTVNILIATDVAARGIDLPDISHVINYDMPRSADVYLHRIGRTARAGKKGNAISLIEAHDQPMMERVARYVKEEIKERFIKELRPKHKKPVFKKKKKDDKKAVQPKNKKKTTKKKK, translated from the coding sequence GTGATCAAACATTTTGCTGAACTAGAGCTGGACCCAAACCTGCTCATCGCAATAGAAGAAATGGGCTTTAGCCGCCCAACTCAAATTCAGGCTGAATCTATTCCGCAAGCTTTAGATGGCAAAGACATTCTCGCATCAGCCCCTACAGGTACAGGTAAGACGGCCGCTTTTGTTCTTCCAGCACTTCAGTACCTACAAGATTTCCCTCGCCGAAAGCCCGGCCCTGCACGTATATTGATCCTAACACCAACACGCGAATTGGCCATGCAGGTAGCAGACCAAGCGAGAGCTTTGGCCAAACATACCAACTTGAATATTTTTACCATTACTGGTGGCGTCCAATATCAAGAGCATGCGGATATCCTTTCAACAACACAAGACATTGTGGTGGCGACTCCGGGCAGGCTAATGGAATACATCGAGGCTGAACGTTTTGACTGCCGAGCGATAGAATGGCTCATTTTGGACGAAGCAGACCGTATGCTAGACATGGGCTTTGGCCCAACCGTTGATCGTCTATCGTCAGAATGCCGCTGGCGTAAACAAACTCTGCTGTTTTCTGCAACATTAGAAGGAAAAGGTGTAGAAGGCTTCACTGCTGACTTATTGAAAAATCCTGCTCATATCGATGCTGAGCCTTCACGCAGAGAGAGAAAGAAAATATCTCAGTGGTATCACAGAGCGGATGACTTATCTCATAAGCTCGCCCTACTCAAAAACATACTTACAGAACAAGCTGAACGCACCATTATCTTTGTGAAAACTCGCGATCGTCTAGCAGAGCTGCGTTCAGAGTTAGAAAGAGCACAGATTCCATGTTCTTGGATTCAAGGTGAAATGCCACAGGATAGGCGCAACAATGCGATTGCTCGCTTTCGAGATGGGACAGTCAACATACTTATTGCGACAGATGTAGCGGCTCGCGGCATTGACCTACCAGATATAAGCCATGTCATCAACTATGACATGCCTCGCAGTGCAGATGTATACTTGCATCGGATTGGCCGCACTGCTCGCGCAGGGAAAAAAGGCAATGCTATCTCACTGATTGAAGCCCATGATCAACCTATGATGGAACGTGTTGCTCGTTACGTCAAAGAAGAAATTAAAGAGCGGTTTATAAAAGAGCTTCGCCCAAAGCACAAAAAGCCTGTATTCAAGAAAAAGAAAAAGGACGACAAAAAAGCCGTACAGCCCAAAAATAAGAAAAAAACCACTAAGAAGAAAAAATAA
- the prfC gene encoding peptide chain release factor 3, whose product MSNSAFLGEVSKRRTFAIISHPDAGKTTITEKVLLFGRAIQTAGTVKGRGSAQHAKSDWMEMEKERGISVTTSVMQFPYNECLVNLLDTPGHEDFSEDTYRTLTAVDSCLMVIDAAKGVEDRTRKLMEVTRLRDTPIVTFMNKLDRDIRDPMELLDEVESELSIACAPITWPIGCGKEFKGVYHIHRNETILYATGQGHTIQDMRTVKGLDNPELDEAVGSELAQQLREELELVIGACPEFDQELFLAGELTPVYFGTALGNFGVDHMLDGLTKWAPAPMPRQANERQVEANEDKFSGFVFKIQANMDPKHRDRIAFMRIVSGTYKQGMKMNHVRLGKQINISDAVTFMAGDRSRAEDACAGDIIGLHNHGTIQIGDTFTQGEALKFSGIPNFAPELFRRIRLKDPLKQKQLLKGLVQLSEEGAVQVFRPLQNNDLIVGAVGVLQFDVVVARLKAEYNVEAIYESVNVATARWVECADGKKLDEFQRKNQVNLALDGGDNLTYIAPTMVNLNLAKERFPDVDFRATREH is encoded by the coding sequence ATGTCAAATTCAGCTTTTTTGGGCGAAGTTTCCAAACGTAGGACGTTCGCTATTATTTCCCACCCCGACGCGGGTAAAACTACGATAACAGAGAAAGTTCTGCTGTTTGGACGTGCAATTCAAACTGCTGGTACGGTTAAAGGAAGAGGCTCTGCTCAACATGCCAAGTCAGATTGGATGGAGATGGAAAAGGAACGTGGAATTTCTGTCACTACTTCAGTTATGCAGTTTCCCTACAATGAGTGCCTTGTTAACCTCTTAGATACTCCAGGACACGAAGACTTCTCAGAAGATACTTATCGGACTTTGACAGCGGTTGACTCATGCTTAATGGTGATCGATGCAGCTAAAGGTGTCGAAGATCGTACACGCAAGTTGATGGAAGTGACACGTCTTCGTGATACGCCGATTGTGACTTTTATGAACAAACTTGACCGGGATATCCGTGATCCTATGGAGCTTCTGGATGAAGTCGAAAGCGAGTTGAGTATTGCTTGTGCTCCTATTACTTGGCCAATTGGTTGCGGAAAAGAATTTAAAGGTGTTTATCACATACATCGCAATGAAACGATTCTTTATGCGACGGGCCAAGGACATACCATTCAAGATATGCGCACTGTTAAAGGTTTGGATAACCCAGAACTTGATGAGGCTGTCGGGAGTGAATTAGCCCAGCAATTACGTGAAGAACTGGAGTTGGTAATTGGTGCGTGCCCTGAGTTTGATCAAGAGCTTTTCTTGGCCGGAGAACTCACACCTGTCTATTTTGGTACAGCACTTGGTAACTTTGGCGTTGACCATATGCTTGATGGCTTGACTAAATGGGCTCCAGCCCCGATGCCACGTCAGGCGAATGAGCGTCAGGTGGAAGCTAATGAGGATAAGTTCTCTGGTTTTGTATTTAAAATCCAAGCGAATATGGATCCCAAGCATAGAGACAGAATTGCCTTCATGCGCATCGTGTCGGGAACTTATAAGCAAGGCATGAAAATGAATCATGTCCGTCTTGGTAAGCAAATCAATATATCCGATGCTGTAACCTTTATGGCTGGTGACCGTTCAAGGGCCGAAGATGCTTGCGCTGGAGATATTATAGGCTTGCACAACCACGGAACTATCCAAATTGGTGATACCTTTACCCAAGGAGAAGCTCTAAAGTTTTCCGGTATTCCTAATTTTGCTCCAGAGCTTTTCCGTCGTATTCGTCTTAAAGATCCACTCAAGCAGAAACAATTATTGAAAGGCTTAGTCCAGCTTTCAGAAGAAGGTGCGGTACAAGTATTTCGTCCGCTGCAAAATAACGACCTTATTGTTGGTGCCGTTGGTGTGCTGCAGTTTGATGTGGTCGTTGCTCGATTAAAAGCTGAATATAACGTAGAGGCTATTTATGAGAGTGTTAATGTAGCGACGGCGCGCTGGGTAGAGTGTGCCGATGGTAAAAAGCTTGATGAATTCCAGCGTAAGAACCAAGTCAACTTAGCACTTGATGGCGGCGATAACCTTACTTACATCGCACCGACTATGGTTAACCTCAACCTAGCAAAAGAGCGCTTCCCTGATGTCGATTTCAGAGCGACTCGTGAGCATTAA
- the secG gene encoding preprotein translocase subunit SecG produces the protein MFTVLLVIYLLAAIGVIGLVLIQQGKGADMGASFGAGASNTVFGASGSGNFLTRMTAIFATVFFALSLTLGNMSTHKTESQWVDPTQGQVIQQVDDAASEVPAPTGDEIPQ, from the coding sequence ATGTTTACAGTTCTACTTGTGATTTACCTGTTGGCAGCGATTGGAGTAATCGGACTAGTGCTGATTCAACAAGGTAAAGGCGCAGATATGGGGGCCTCATTCGGTGCTGGCGCATCAAACACAGTGTTTGGCGCAAGCGGCTCAGGAAACTTTCTAACCCGAATGACTGCAATTTTTGCAACAGTATTTTTTGCACTCAGCTTAACGCTAGGTAACATGTCAACACACAAAACTGAATCTCAGTGGGTTGACCCGACTCAAGGTCAAGTTATTCAGCAAGTTGATGATGCAGCGAGCGAAGTTCCAGCACCAACAGGTGATGAAATTCCTCAATAA
- the brnQ gene encoding branched-chain amino acid transport system II carrier protein, with protein MNQTLKLTDIIALGFMLFAFFLGAGNIIFPPLAGQLAGENIMPAMIGFLVTAVGLPLITIIAIAVSGGSWEHLTKDLPKRSATLMAVLIFIIIGPAFAAPRTGLVAYEMAVKPFFVEATDAHLALFSVLFFTIAMFFAWYQGKLIDVIGKVLTPALFIGLIILAFAVFYDPQGSMLFAQDEYLSHPLQKGFLDGYNTMDTFGSLMFGVLIVDALRKKGITEQKATARYLISAACIAAVGLAFVYISLFYLGATSSAIASGADNGGVILSLYVQSLFGSYGQTVLSVIVLLACLTTAIGLISACSDYFSSLTSISYKNWVIIIGVACAVVANVGLSQLIALSVPVLFALYPVAIALVGLTFIRKFLPNPKLAYRLVLSVSLIFALIDAAKVAGVDVSALSILPMFDIGMGWLLPTLATMLCMFFIGKADEQPSLNKEAA; from the coding sequence GTGAATCAGACTTTAAAATTAACAGATATTATCGCGTTAGGCTTTATGCTTTTCGCATTCTTCTTAGGCGCTGGCAATATTATTTTCCCTCCACTGGCAGGTCAGTTAGCCGGTGAAAATATCATGCCTGCAATGATAGGTTTTCTCGTAACTGCAGTAGGTCTTCCTCTAATTACAATCATTGCTATTGCGGTATCTGGTGGCTCATGGGAGCACCTTACTAAAGATTTACCTAAACGCTCTGCAACCTTAATGGCCGTATTAATCTTTATTATTATTGGCCCAGCTTTTGCGGCGCCTAGAACTGGGCTTGTTGCTTATGAAATGGCGGTTAAGCCATTTTTTGTAGAGGCTACTGATGCGCACCTTGCGCTCTTTTCTGTGCTGTTTTTTACCATCGCAATGTTTTTTGCGTGGTATCAGGGTAAATTAATTGATGTGATAGGTAAGGTTTTAACACCAGCCTTATTTATCGGGTTGATTATTCTGGCATTTGCGGTGTTTTATGATCCTCAGGGTTCAATGCTATTTGCTCAAGATGAATACCTAAGCCATCCATTGCAAAAAGGTTTTCTTGATGGTTACAACACCATGGACACCTTTGGTTCGCTGATGTTTGGTGTTTTGATTGTTGATGCACTTCGTAAAAAAGGTATTACAGAACAAAAAGCAACAGCTCGATATTTGATTAGCGCGGCTTGTATAGCAGCCGTCGGACTCGCTTTTGTTTATATTTCGCTTTTCTATTTAGGAGCGACGAGTTCTGCGATTGCATCTGGTGCCGACAATGGTGGTGTGATCCTTAGCTTGTATGTTCAGTCTCTATTTGGTTCATACGGCCAAACTGTGTTGTCAGTTATCGTATTGCTTGCCTGTTTGACAACCGCGATAGGCCTTATTTCTGCCTGTTCTGACTACTTTAGTTCTTTGACTTCAATATCATACAAAAATTGGGTCATCATAATTGGCGTGGCTTGTGCTGTGGTCGCAAATGTTGGTTTATCACAATTAATCGCACTGTCAGTACCTGTGCTTTTTGCTCTTTATCCGGTGGCGATTGCTCTTGTAGGGCTTACATTTATTCGCAAGTTTTTACCAAACCCTAAGTTGGCTTATAGACTAGTGCTTAGTGTATCGCTTATTTTTGCATTGATTGATGCAGCAAAAGTGGCTGGTGTTGATGTCTCTGCTTTGAGCATACTGCCTATGTTTGATATTGGTATGGGCTGGTTACTGCCAACTCTTGCTACCATGCTATGCATGTTCTTTATTGGTAAGGCTGATGAGCAGCCAAGCTTAAACAAAGAAGCAGCATAA